A single genomic interval of Streptomyces showdoensis harbors:
- a CDS encoding ABC transporter ATP-binding protein, which yields MVRIENLKRSYGTGAAAVHALRGVSFDIPRGELVALKGRSGSGKTTLLNLVGGLDSADEGRIVIDGTDLAGLGEEGLLELRRDRIGFIFQSFGLIPILTAAENVGVPLRLRKADPKEREERVALLLALVGLGDHAAQRPGELSGGQQQRVAIARALANRPALLIADEPTGQLDAETGLAVMELLRAVVRSEGCTALVATHDSQLLGLADRVLELRDGEIIEH from the coding sequence ATGGTCCGGATCGAGAACCTGAAGCGGTCGTACGGGACCGGCGCCGCGGCCGTCCACGCCCTGCGCGGGGTCTCCTTCGACATCCCGCGCGGCGAGCTGGTCGCCCTCAAGGGCCGCTCCGGCTCCGGCAAGACCACCCTGCTCAACCTCGTCGGCGGCCTCGACTCCGCCGACGAGGGGCGCATCGTCATCGACGGCACCGATCTCGCCGGGCTCGGCGAGGAGGGGCTCCTGGAGCTGCGCCGCGACCGGATCGGATTCATCTTCCAGTCCTTCGGACTCATACCGATCCTCACCGCCGCGGAGAACGTCGGCGTGCCGCTGCGGCTGCGCAAGGCCGACCCCAAGGAGCGCGAGGAGCGGGTCGCCCTGCTGCTCGCCCTGGTGGGGCTCGGCGACCACGCGGCCCAGCGCCCCGGCGAGCTCTCCGGCGGCCAGCAGCAGCGCGTCGCCATCGCCCGCGCCCTGGCCAACCGGCCGGCCCTGCTGATCGCCGACGAGCCGACCGGACAGCTCGACGCCGAGACCGGCCTCGCGGTCATGGAGCTGCTGCGGGCCGTGGTGCGCAGCGAGGGCTGCACGGCACTGGTCGCCACCCACGACTCCCAGCTGCTCGGCCTGGCCGACCGGGTCCTGGAGCTCCGCGACGGCGAGATCATCGAGCACTGA
- a CDS encoding DUF3710 domain-containing protein gives MFGRRKKSGAAEDAAGEAEQVVDAVDGEDAAAPRRVNLPPAPRPDGPWDISEVSTPEEGRVDLGGIFVPGVEGMELRVEVAGDAIVAATVVLRDSAVQLQAFAAPKKEGIWGEVRDEIAGGITQQGGAIEEVEGPLGWELRAQVPVQLPDGNRGVQLVRFVGVDGPRWFLRGVISGQGAVQPEAAGLLEQIVRDTVVVRGEGPMAPRDPIVLKLPNDAQMVPDGVQQDDQAGSRFSGGMGQLQRGPEISEIR, from the coding sequence GTGTTCGGACGTCGCAAGAAGAGCGGTGCCGCTGAGGACGCAGCGGGCGAGGCCGAGCAGGTCGTCGACGCGGTGGACGGCGAGGACGCGGCCGCGCCGCGCCGGGTGAACCTTCCGCCGGCGCCCCGGCCCGACGGTCCCTGGGACATCTCCGAGGTCAGCACGCCCGAAGAGGGCCGGGTCGACCTGGGCGGCATCTTCGTGCCCGGAGTCGAGGGCATGGAGCTGCGCGTGGAGGTCGCGGGCGACGCGATCGTCGCGGCCACCGTGGTCCTGCGGGACAGCGCCGTGCAGCTCCAGGCGTTCGCCGCTCCCAAGAAGGAAGGCATCTGGGGCGAGGTCCGCGACGAGATCGCGGGCGGCATCACCCAGCAGGGCGGTGCCATCGAGGAGGTCGAGGGCCCGCTGGGCTGGGAGCTCCGTGCCCAGGTCCCCGTGCAGCTCCCGGACGGCAACCGCGGCGTGCAGCTCGTGCGCTTCGTGGGGGTCGACGGACCGCGCTGGTTCCTGCGCGGTGTGATCTCCGGCCAGGGCGCGGTGCAGCCCGAGGCCGCCGGTCTGCTGGAGCAGATCGTCCGGGACACCGTGGTCGTCCGCGGCGAGGGCCCGATGGCCCCTCGCGACCCGATCGTCCTCAAGCTGCCGAACGACGCGCAGATGGTGCCGGACGGCGTGCAGCAGGACGACCAGGCCGGCTCCCGGTTCTCCGGCGGCATGGGCCAGCTGCAGCGCGGTCCGGAGATCTCCGAGATCCGCTGA
- the dut gene encoding dUTP diphosphatase — MRNPVDVLIRRVDPEVPIPAYGHPGDAGADLVTTEAAVLAPGERAVLPTGVSIALPDGYAAFVHPRSGLAARCGVALVNAPGTVDAGYRGEIKVIVVNLDPRESVRFERFDRIAQLVVQQVEKVRFHEVAELPGSARAEGGFGSTGGHAAVDGTTGGNRYASVVSDREGQ, encoded by the coding sequence ATGCGCAATCCCGTCGACGTACTCATCCGCCGCGTGGACCCCGAGGTGCCGATCCCGGCCTACGGGCACCCCGGCGACGCCGGAGCCGATCTGGTGACCACCGAGGCCGCCGTGCTCGCCCCGGGCGAGCGGGCCGTGCTGCCCACCGGCGTCTCCATCGCACTGCCGGACGGCTACGCCGCCTTCGTCCACCCCCGCTCCGGCCTCGCCGCACGCTGCGGCGTCGCGCTGGTGAATGCCCCGGGGACGGTCGATGCCGGGTACCGTGGAGAGATCAAAGTGATCGTGGTCAATCTCGACCCGCGCGAGAGCGTGCGGTTCGAGCGATTCGACCGGATTGCCCAACTGGTCGTCCAGCAGGTCGAGAAGGTGCGCTTCCACGAGGTGGCGGAGCTTCCCGGCTCGGCGCGGGCCGAGGGGGGCTTCGGGTCCACCGGCGGTCATGCCGCCGTGGACGGCACCACGGGTGGGAATCGATACGCTTCGGTCGTATCCGACCGGGAAGGACAGTGA
- a CDS encoding PaaI family thioesterase: protein MTGTSAALTPPADAIPPVRHPDAPAPGELLGAHYAHCFGCGGGQPHGLHLEARAGEGVTVTAEFTVTPDHQGAPGLAHGGVLATALDETLGSLNWLLRVIAVTGRLETDFARPVPVGTVLHLEAEVTAVRGRKIYSTAVGRIGGPEGPVAVRADALFIEVKVDHFIDNGRPEEIQAAMSDPDQVRRARAFEVNP from the coding sequence GTGACTGGAACATCTGCGGCCCTCACCCCGCCGGCCGACGCCATACCGCCGGTACGCCACCCGGACGCGCCCGCCCCCGGCGAGCTGCTCGGCGCGCACTACGCGCACTGCTTCGGCTGCGGCGGCGGACAGCCCCACGGGCTGCACCTGGAGGCGCGGGCGGGCGAGGGCGTGACCGTCACCGCCGAGTTCACCGTGACCCCCGACCACCAGGGCGCCCCCGGTCTCGCGCACGGCGGCGTGCTCGCCACCGCGCTCGACGAGACCCTCGGCTCCCTGAACTGGCTGCTGCGGGTCATCGCCGTCACCGGCCGCCTGGAGACCGACTTCGCACGTCCCGTCCCGGTCGGCACCGTGCTCCACCTGGAGGCCGAGGTCACCGCGGTGCGCGGCCGCAAGATCTACTCGACCGCCGTCGGCCGGATCGGCGGGCCCGAGGGCCCCGTCGCCGTCCGTGCCGACGCCCTCTTCATCGAGGTGAAGGTCGACCACTTCATCGACAACGGCCGGCCGGAGGAGATCCAGGCCGCCATGTCCGACCCCGACCAGGTCCGGCGCGCCCGCGCCTTCGAGGTGAACCCCTGA
- a CDS encoding DUF3093 domain-containing protein has protein sequence MQPSAHPSAPSFDERLTAPRSWWVIVALLGLSGGLITFPLGTVATLGGLIAAGALAAAAVSSYGSARIRVVAGSLVAGDARIPVSALGAPEVLDAEEARAWRTHKADPRAFMLMRSYVPTAVRIEVTDPADPTPYVYLSSRDPEGLVAALEAARGHERHAGAAGEAQEPQGAGEPRGA, from the coding sequence ATGCAGCCTTCCGCACACCCTTCCGCGCCGAGCTTCGACGAACGTCTCACCGCGCCCCGTTCCTGGTGGGTCATCGTGGCCCTGCTGGGCCTCTCCGGCGGTCTGATCACGTTCCCCCTGGGTACGGTCGCGACGCTCGGAGGCCTGATCGCGGCGGGCGCGCTCGCCGCGGCGGCGGTGTCCTCGTACGGTTCGGCCCGGATCCGGGTGGTGGCCGGCTCGCTGGTCGCGGGGGACGCGCGCATCCCGGTGTCGGCCCTGGGGGCGCCCGAGGTCCTGGACGCCGAGGAGGCGCGCGCCTGGCGCACGCACAAGGCGGATCCGCGTGCCTTCATGCTGATGCGGAGCTACGTGCCGACGGCGGTGCGGATCGAGGTCACCGACCCGGCGGACCCGACGCCGTACGTCTACCTGTCCAGCCGGGACCCCGAGGGACTCGTGGCGGCCCTGGAGGCCGCCCGCGGCCACGAGCGGCACGCCGGGGCGGCCGGTGAGGCGCAGGAGCCCCAGGGGGCCGGGGAGCCCCGCGGGGCCTAG
- a CDS encoding DUF4193 domain-containing protein has product MATDYDTPRKTDDDVDSDSLEELKARRNDKSTSTVDVDEFEAAEGLELPGADLSNEELAVRVLPKQADEFTCMSCFLVHHRSQLAREKNGQPICRDCD; this is encoded by the coding sequence ATGGCAACGGATTACGACACCCCACGCAAGACCGACGACGACGTCGACTCGGACAGCCTTGAAGAACTGAAGGCCCGCCGGAACGACAAGTCGACCTCGACCGTCGACGTCGACGAGTTCGAGGCCGCCGAAGGCCTGGAGCTGCCCGGCGCCGACCTCTCGAACGAGGAGCTGGCCGTCCGGGTCCTGCCCAAGCAGGCCGACGAGTTCACCTGCATGAGCTGCTTCCTCGTGCACCACCGCAGCCAGCTGGCTCGGGAGAAGAACGGCCAGCCGATCTGCCGCGACTGCGACTGA
- a CDS encoding sensor histidine kinase, with product MAQTPAPLHAPPKPTWDPRDPVRPLLRPTIRIRLTLLYGGMFLIAGILLLAIIYLFTAQALRDSTSQLPFKVVSGTITPTTDWCQLPTEPNTETLSNAVTMCLRHQSDLALDDLLRRSLFALLGLSIIAFAFGFAMAGRVLSPLGRITRTARQVAGSDLSRRIELDGPDDELKELADTFDEMLERLERAFSAQKRFVANASHELRTPLAINRTLLEVQLSDPAAPVELQQLGKTLLATNERSEQLVEGLLLLARSDNQIIERKPVDLAEVASRAIDQAHAEAEAKGVEIRGERALAVVQGNGVLLERIALNLVQNAVRYNLPEGGWAEVTTETQNGQAVLVVTNTGPVVPAYEIDNLFEPFRRLRQERTGSDKGVGLGLSIARSVARAHGGRIIAEPREGGGLVMRVTLPI from the coding sequence ATGGCCCAGACCCCGGCGCCGCTCCACGCGCCCCCGAAGCCGACCTGGGACCCCCGGGACCCGGTCCGGCCGCTGCTGCGCCCGACGATCCGGATAAGACTCACGCTGCTGTACGGCGGGATGTTCCTGATCGCCGGCATCCTGTTGCTGGCGATCATCTACCTGTTCACCGCGCAGGCCCTCCGGGACAGCACCTCCCAGCTGCCCTTCAAGGTCGTCAGCGGCACGATCACGCCGACCACCGACTGGTGCCAGCTGCCCACGGAGCCCAACACCGAGACGCTCAGCAACGCCGTCACGATGTGCCTGCGCCACCAGAGCGACCTGGCCCTGGACGACCTGCTGCGCCGTTCCCTGTTCGCCCTGCTCGGCCTGAGCATCATCGCCTTCGCGTTCGGTTTCGCGATGGCGGGCCGGGTGCTCTCCCCGCTGGGCCGGATCACCCGGACCGCCCGCCAGGTGGCCGGATCCGACCTGTCCCGCCGGATCGAGCTGGACGGCCCGGACGACGAGCTGAAGGAGCTCGCGGACACCTTCGACGAGATGCTGGAGCGCCTGGAGCGGGCCTTCAGCGCCCAGAAGCGCTTCGTCGCCAACGCCTCGCACGAGCTGCGCACCCCGCTCGCGATCAACCGCACCCTGCTGGAGGTCCAGCTCTCCGACCCGGCGGCGCCGGTGGAGCTCCAGCAGCTCGGCAAGACGCTGCTGGCCACCAACGAGCGCAGCGAGCAGCTGGTCGAGGGCCTGCTGCTGCTGGCCCGCAGCGACAACCAGATCATCGAGCGCAAGCCCGTCGACCTGGCCGAGGTGGCCTCGCGCGCCATCGACCAGGCGCACGCGGAGGCCGAGGCCAAGGGCGTGGAGATCCGGGGCGAGCGCGCCCTGGCGGTCGTCCAGGGCAACGGCGTGCTGCTGGAGCGGATCGCCCTGAACCTGGTGCAGAACGCCGTCCGGTACAACCTCCCGGAGGGCGGCTGGGCCGAGGTCACCACCGAGACCCAGAACGGCCAGGCGGTCCTGGTGGTCACGAACACGGGCCCGGTGGTCCCCGCGTACGAGATCGACAACCTTTTCGAGCCATTCCGGCGCCTCCGGCAGGAGCGCACCGGGAGCGACAAGGGCGTCGGCCTCGGCCTGTCGATCGCGCGCTCCGTCGCGCGTGCCCACGGTGGCCGTATCATCGCGGAGCCCCGCGAGGGCGGTGGCCTCGTGATGCGTGTCACTCTGCCGATCTGA
- a CDS encoding response regulator transcription factor, translating to MRVLVVEDEQLLADAVATGLRREAMAVDVVYDGAAALERVGVNDYDVVVLDRDLPLVHGDDVCRKIVELGMPTRVLMLTAAGDVSDRVEGLELGADDYLPKPFAFTELTARVRALGRRTTVPLPPVLERAGIKLDPNRREVFRDGKEVQLAPKEFAVLEVLMRSEGAVVSAEQLLEKAWDENTDPFTNVVRVTVMTLRRKLGEPPVIVTVPGSGYRI from the coding sequence GTGCGTGTACTCGTCGTCGAGGACGAGCAGCTGCTCGCCGATGCGGTGGCCACCGGACTGCGCCGGGAGGCGATGGCCGTCGACGTCGTGTACGACGGCGCCGCGGCCCTGGAACGGGTCGGGGTCAACGACTACGACGTCGTCGTGCTCGACCGGGACCTCCCGCTCGTCCACGGCGACGACGTCTGCCGGAAGATCGTCGAGCTCGGCATGCCCACCCGGGTCCTGATGCTCACCGCCGCCGGCGACGTCAGCGACCGCGTCGAGGGCCTGGAGCTGGGCGCCGACGACTACCTGCCGAAGCCCTTCGCCTTCACCGAGCTCACCGCCCGCGTGCGTGCCCTGGGCCGTCGCACCACCGTGCCGCTGCCGCCCGTCCTGGAGCGCGCCGGCATCAAGCTGGACCCCAACCGCCGCGAGGTCTTCCGCGACGGCAAGGAGGTCCAGCTGGCACCCAAGGAGTTCGCCGTCCTGGAGGTCCTGATGCGCAGCGAGGGGGCCGTCGTCTCGGCCGAGCAGCTCCTGGAGAAGGCCTGGGACGAGAACACCGACCCGTTCACCAACGTGGTCCGCGTCACCGTGATGACCCTGCGCCGGAAACTCGGCGAGCCGCCGGTCATCGTCACGGTGCCCGGCTCCGGCTACCGGATCTGA
- a CDS encoding inositol monophosphatase family protein, protein MTDPLLRELLDLALEAGRRAGALLRDGRPDDLAVAKTKTSPIDVVTEMDIAAEKLITGFLSEHRPQDGFLGEEGAASPGTSGIRWVIDPLDGTVNYLYGLPTWAVSIAAERDGESVVGVVEVPLRGETFHAVLGGGAWLGDRRLAVRPSPELDQALVGTGFAYVQTRRAHQADVAQRLIPRVRDIRRGGSAAIDLCDVAAGRLDAYYERGLNPWDLAAGDLIAREAGALTGGRPGERASGELVLAASEGVFGPLQEFLEEAGAWHD, encoded by the coding sequence GTGACCGATCCGCTGCTGCGGGAGCTGCTCGACCTGGCCCTGGAGGCCGGGCGCCGGGCCGGAGCGCTGCTGCGTGACGGCCGGCCGGACGACCTGGCCGTGGCCAAGACCAAGACCAGCCCCATCGACGTCGTCACCGAGATGGACATCGCCGCCGAGAAGCTGATCACCGGCTTCCTCTCCGAGCACCGCCCCCAGGACGGCTTCCTCGGCGAGGAGGGCGCCGCCAGCCCCGGCACCAGCGGGATCCGCTGGGTGATCGACCCGCTGGACGGCACCGTGAACTACCTCTACGGCCTGCCGACCTGGGCCGTCTCCATCGCCGCCGAGCGCGACGGGGAGAGCGTCGTCGGCGTCGTGGAGGTCCCGCTGCGCGGCGAGACCTTCCACGCCGTCCTCGGCGGCGGCGCGTGGCTGGGCGACCGGCGCCTGGCCGTCCGCCCCTCCCCGGAGCTCGACCAGGCCCTCGTCGGCACCGGCTTCGCCTACGTCCAGACCCGCCGCGCCCACCAGGCGGACGTCGCCCAGCGGCTCATCCCGCGCGTCCGCGACATCCGCCGCGGCGGCTCCGCGGCGATCGACCTCTGCGACGTCGCCGCCGGGCGCCTGGACGCGTACTACGAGCGCGGCCTCAACCCCTGGGACCTGGCCGCAGGCGACCTCATCGCCCGCGAGGCGGGCGCCCTGACCGGCGGCCGTCCGGGTGAGCGGGCGTCGGGGGAGCTGGTGCTGGCGGCCTCCGAGGGCGTCTTCGGGCCGCTCCAGGAGTTCCTGGAGGAGGCCGGGGCCTGGCACGACTGA
- a CDS encoding ferrochelatase encodes MSDELDPAPYDALLLLSFGGPEGPDDVVPFLENVTRGRGIPKERLKEVGQHYFLFGGVSPINDQNRALLDALRADFAEAGLGLPVYWGNRNWAPYLTDTLREMITDGRRHIAVLATSAYASYSGCRQYRENLADSLAELEAEGLPLPRIDKLRHYFNHPGFVRPMVEGVLASLDELDPSVRAGAHLAFTTHSIPDSAADTSGPVADHGEGGAYVKQHLDVARLVADAVREETGVAHPWQLVYQSRSGAPHVPWLEPDICEHLEELHGAGAPAVVMVPIGFVSDHMEVLYDLDTEATAKAAELGLPVRRSATVGADPRFAAAVRDLVLERAATERGQRAERCALGALGPSHDLCPIGCCPARAERPAAAGADSPYA; translated from the coding sequence ATGTCCGACGAGCTCGATCCCGCCCCGTACGACGCCCTGCTGCTGCTCTCCTTCGGGGGCCCCGAGGGCCCGGACGACGTGGTCCCGTTCCTGGAGAACGTGACCCGCGGCCGTGGCATCCCCAAGGAACGGCTGAAGGAGGTGGGGCAGCACTACTTCCTCTTCGGTGGCGTCAGCCCCATCAACGACCAGAACCGCGCGCTGCTCGACGCCCTGCGCGCGGACTTCGCCGAGGCCGGCCTCGGCCTGCCGGTCTACTGGGGCAACCGGAACTGGGCGCCGTACCTCACCGACACCCTGCGCGAGATGATCACCGACGGCCGGCGTCACATCGCCGTCCTCGCCACCAGCGCCTACGCCTCCTACTCCGGCTGCCGCCAGTACCGCGAGAACCTGGCGGACTCCCTCGCCGAGCTGGAAGCGGAGGGACTCCCGCTGCCCCGCATCGACAAGCTGCGGCACTACTTCAACCACCCCGGCTTCGTCCGCCCCATGGTCGAGGGCGTCCTCGCCTCGCTCGACGAGCTCGACCCGTCCGTGCGGGCCGGGGCGCACCTCGCGTTCACCACGCACTCCATCCCCGACTCCGCCGCCGACACCTCGGGCCCCGTCGCCGACCACGGCGAGGGCGGCGCCTACGTGAAGCAGCACCTGGACGTGGCCCGGCTGGTCGCCGACGCCGTCCGCGAGGAGACCGGCGTCGCACACCCCTGGCAGCTCGTGTACCAGTCGCGCAGCGGCGCCCCGCACGTCCCGTGGCTGGAACCTGACATCTGCGAGCACCTGGAGGAGTTGCACGGCGCCGGGGCGCCCGCGGTCGTCATGGTGCCCATCGGCTTCGTCTCCGACCACATGGAGGTCCTCTACGACCTCGACACCGAGGCCACCGCCAAGGCCGCCGAGCTCGGCCTCCCGGTCCGGCGCTCGGCGACCGTCGGGGCCGACCCGCGGTTCGCGGCGGCCGTGCGCGACCTCGTCCTGGAACGCGCCGCCACCGAACGCGGGCAGCGCGCCGAGCGCTGCGCCCTGGGCGCGCTCGGCCCCTCGCACGACCTCTGCCCGATCGGCTGCTGCCCCGCCCGCGCGGAGCGCCCCGCGGCGGCCGGCGCCGACAGCCCGTACGCCTGA
- a CDS encoding MFS transporter: protein MPSPYRAIFAAPGSTAFSLAGFLGRMPLSMMGIGIVTMISQVTGRYGLAGALSATLAASAAVLGPQISRLVDRYGQRRVLRPATLISLAAGAGLLLCVQQQAPDWTLFLFTAFIGCVPSVGAMTRARWADIYRGEAQRLHTAYSWESIVDEVCFIFGPIISIGLSTIWFPEAGPLLAAVFLAIGVFWLTAQRATEPAPHPRSAHGGGSALRSPGLQVLALAFVATGAVFGSVDVVTVAFADEQGHKAAASLVLAVYALGSCVAGAVFGLLHLKGEPSVRWLVGVCAMAVSMIPLLLAGNLPLLAVALFVAGLSIAPTMVTTMALVEAHVPRTQLTEGMTWTGTGLAVGVALGSSAAGWVVDASGAEAGYVVPVASGALAVAVALLGHRRLRRPVPTREGQSGREHDTALGEERADERHMA from the coding sequence TTGCCCAGTCCCTATCGCGCGATCTTCGCGGCCCCCGGCAGTACGGCCTTCTCCCTCGCCGGCTTCCTCGGCCGGATGCCGCTGTCCATGATGGGCATCGGCATCGTCACCATGATTTCGCAGGTCACCGGCCGGTACGGGCTCGCCGGAGCGCTCTCCGCGACCCTCGCCGCCTCCGCCGCCGTGCTCGGCCCGCAGATCTCCCGGCTGGTCGACCGCTACGGCCAGCGCCGGGTGCTGCGCCCGGCGACCCTGATCTCCCTCGCCGCGGGGGCCGGCCTGCTGCTCTGCGTCCAGCAGCAGGCCCCGGACTGGACGCTGTTCCTGTTCACCGCCTTCATCGGCTGCGTGCCCAGCGTCGGCGCGATGACCCGGGCCCGGTGGGCGGACATCTACCGCGGCGAGGCCCAGCGGCTGCACACGGCGTACTCCTGGGAGTCGATCGTCGACGAGGTGTGCTTCATCTTCGGCCCGATCATCTCGATCGGCCTGTCGACCATCTGGTTCCCGGAGGCCGGCCCGCTGCTCGCCGCCGTCTTCCTCGCCATCGGCGTCTTCTGGCTCACCGCACAGCGCGCCACCGAGCCCGCCCCGCACCCGCGCAGCGCCCACGGCGGCGGCTCCGCGCTGCGCTCCCCCGGGCTCCAGGTCCTCGCGCTCGCCTTCGTGGCCACCGGAGCCGTCTTCGGCTCGGTCGACGTCGTCACGGTGGCCTTCGCCGACGAGCAGGGCCACAAGGCCGCCGCGAGCCTGGTCCTCGCCGTCTACGCGCTCGGTTCCTGCGTCGCCGGCGCCGTCTTCGGACTGCTCCACCTCAAGGGCGAGCCGTCCGTGCGCTGGCTCGTGGGCGTGTGCGCGATGGCCGTGAGTATGATCCCCCTCCTACTGGCCGGGAACCTGCCGTTGCTGGCCGTGGCGCTCTTTGTCGCGGGCCTCTCCATCGCGCCGACGATGGTGACCACCATGGCCCTCGTCGAAGCGCACGTACCGCGCACCCAGCTGACCGAGGGCATGACCTGGACCGGGACCGGCCTCGCGGTCGGCGTGGCGCTCGGCTCCTCGGCCGCCGGCTGGGTGGTCGACGCCTCCGGGGCGGAGGCGGGGTACGTGGTGCCCGTCGCCTCGGGTGCGCTCGCGGTCGCGGTGGCGCTCCTGGGCCACCGCCGGCTGCGCAGGCCGGTGCCGACGCGGGAGGGGCAGAGTGGGCGAGAGCACGACACAGCGCTGGGGGAAGAGCGGGCCGACGAGCGCCACATGGCGTAA
- a CDS encoding D-arabinono-1,4-lactone oxidase has translation MGESTTQRWGKSGPTSATWRNWAGNVTSRPVREVSPASAEELADAVRRAAEDGLRVKTVGTGHSFTSIAATDGVLVRPHLLTGIRRIDREAMTVTVESGTPLKRLNVALAREGLSLTNMGDIMEQTVAGATSTGTHGTGRDSASIAAQIRALELVTADGRLMTCSPTENPEVFAAARIGLGALGVVTALTFAVEPVFLLTAREEPMSFDRVTSEFDALHAENEHFEFYWFPHTDNCNTKRNNRSTGPAAPPGKLSGWVEDELLSNGIFQVACAVGRAVPPLIPSIAKVSSRALSARTYTDIPYKVFTSPRRVRFLEMEYALPREAAVPALRELKAMVERSPLKVSFPVEVRTAPADDIALSTASGRESAYIAVHLYRGTPHRAYFTAVERIMTAHGGRPHWGKVHTRDAAYFEKAYPRFAEFTALRDRLDPERRFGNDYLRRVLGD, from the coding sequence GTGGGCGAGAGCACGACACAGCGCTGGGGGAAGAGCGGGCCGACGAGCGCCACATGGCGTAACTGGGCGGGGAACGTCACCTCCCGCCCGGTGCGGGAGGTGAGCCCGGCCTCGGCCGAGGAGCTCGCCGACGCCGTGCGCAGGGCGGCCGAGGACGGCCTGCGGGTGAAGACGGTCGGCACCGGCCACTCCTTCACCTCGATCGCGGCGACGGACGGGGTGCTGGTCCGGCCCCATCTGCTCACCGGGATCCGCCGGATCGACCGCGAGGCGATGACCGTGACCGTGGAGTCCGGCACCCCGTTGAAGCGGCTCAACGTGGCCCTGGCCCGGGAGGGCCTGTCGCTCACGAACATGGGCGACATCATGGAGCAGACGGTCGCCGGGGCAACCTCCACGGGCACCCACGGCACCGGGCGGGACTCGGCCTCGATCGCCGCGCAGATCCGCGCGCTCGAACTGGTCACCGCCGACGGCCGTCTGATGACCTGCTCCCCCACGGAGAACCCCGAGGTCTTCGCCGCCGCCCGGATCGGCCTCGGCGCGCTCGGCGTGGTCACCGCCCTCACCTTCGCCGTGGAGCCGGTCTTCCTGCTCACCGCGCGGGAGGAGCCGATGTCCTTCGACCGGGTGACCTCGGAGTTCGACGCGCTCCACGCGGAGAACGAGCACTTCGAGTTCTACTGGTTCCCCCACACGGACAACTGCAACACCAAGCGCAACAACCGCAGCACGGGCCCCGCCGCCCCGCCCGGGAAGCTGAGCGGCTGGGTCGAGGACGAGCTGCTCTCCAACGGGATCTTCCAGGTCGCCTGCGCGGTCGGGCGCGCCGTACCGCCGCTCATCCCGTCGATCGCGAAGGTCTCCAGCCGGGCCCTGTCGGCCCGTACGTACACCGACATCCCCTACAAGGTGTTCACCTCGCCGCGCCGGGTGCGCTTCCTGGAGATGGAGTACGCGCTGCCGCGCGAGGCGGCCGTGCCGGCGCTGCGCGAGCTCAAGGCGATGGTGGAGCGCTCGCCGCTGAAGGTGAGCTTCCCGGTGGAGGTGCGGACGGCGCCCGCCGACGACATCGCGCTCTCGACCGCCTCGGGCCGGGAGTCGGCGTACATCGCCGTGCACCTGTACAGGGGAACGCCCCACCGTGCGTACTTCACCGCGGTGGAGCGCATCATGACCGCCCACGGCGGCCGGCCGCACTGGGGCAAGGTGCACACCCGGGACGCCGCCTACTTCGAGAAGGCCTATCCGCGGTTCGCCGAGTTCACGGCGCTGCGCGACCGGCTCGACCCGGAACGGCGGTTCGGCAACGACTACCTGCGCCGGGTCCTGGGCGACTGA